One Plasmodium berghei ANKA genome assembly, chromosome: 13 genomic region harbors:
- a CDS encoding 26S proteasome regulatory subunit RPN3, putative has translation MKEKTKKNECTEQNENIKEYDEKINTFVSNLLASINYINNAILYRDNRFILRMLKYIKNMRLNIKNDSENLMPILVSLINKIFKDTYPIYTILNKYINMYNENNKQNITEITTLNDKTYANSLPEIEVFFYILFMVHLIDKKLYDECIELSNLIVKRVNKLNRRSLDFINAKVYFYYSWVHELRGNISQVRQDLLFIYRNACLHRDIMTQTVVLNLILRDYIKNNLYDMAVKFVSKTIFPENMLSNVQHARYLYYIGKILAIQLDYSESHSKITQALRKAPQNINVAKGFKLEVTKLEIIVELLMGDIPDRSLFTNKIMRNKLIPYKHVVTAVRNGDINKFANVMNNYKKLFVKDGVYLLIKRIHHNVIKTALRIINLSYSRISITDIGKKIGVESPMDIVGITAKAIHDGVIGATIDYDNLYVESKPNIDIYITGDPMKAFHKRIAFCLQLYSDAVKAMQYPDENEKTENVEAKERKIRQQEEFAQAEEGELGDDTDLL, from the exons atgaaagaaaaaacaaaaaaaaacgagtGTACAGAACagaatgaaaatataaaggaatatgatgaaaaaataaacacaTTTGTTAGTAACTTATTAGCAAgtataaattatatcaaCAATGCAATATTGTATAGAGACAACAGATTTATATTACGGatgttaaaatatataaaaaatatgcgcttaaatataaaaaatgacaGTGAAAATTTAATGCCAATTTTAGTAAGtttgataaataaaatatttaaagatACATATccaatatatacaatattaaataaatatataaatatgtataatgaaaataataaacaaaatataacagAAATTACAACCCTGAATGATAAAACTTATGCAAATTCTTTACCAGAAATAgaagtatttttttatattttatttatggtCCATTTAATagacaaaaaattatatgacGAATGTATTGAATTATCTAATTTAATAGTAAAAAgagtaaataaattaaatcgAAGGTCTTTAGATTTTATAAATGCAAAAGtatatttctattattCTTGGGTACATGAATTAAGAGGAAATATATCACAAGTTAGACAAgatttgttatttatatatagaaatgCATGCTTACATCGGGATATTATGACTCAAACAGTTGtcttaaatttaatattaagagattatataaaaaataatttatatgatatGGCTGTTAAATTTGTTAGTAAAACTATATTTCCTGAAAACATGTTATCAAATGTTCAACATGCCagatatttatattatattggaaaaatattagcTATACAATTAGACTATAGTGAATCACATAGTAAAATTACGCAAGCTTTAAGAAAAGCTCCACAAAACATTAATGTTGCAAAAGGGTTTAAACTTGAAGTTACAAAACTCGAAATAATTGTTGAGTTGCTTATGGGGGATATACCAGATCGATCATTATTtactaataaaattatgagaaataaattaattccTTATAAACATGTTGTTACCGCTGTTAGAAATGgagatataaataaatttgcaAATGTTatgaataattataaaaaattatttgttaaaGATGGTGTTTATTTGTTAATCAAGCGGATACATCACAACGTTATTAAAACGGCCCTTAGAATAATAAACCTTTCCTATTCCCGTATATCTATC ACTGACATTGGGAAAAAAATCGGAGTAGAGTCCCCTATGGATATTGTAGGAATAACTGCAAAGGCAATTCATGATGGAGTGATAGGAGCAACAATTGATTATGACAATCTATATGTTGAGTCAAAACCAAACATCGATATTTACATCACAGGGGATCCTATGAAAGCATTTCATAAAAGAATTGCATTTTGTTTACAACTTTATTCAGATGCAGTAAAGGCCATGCAATATCctgatgaaaatgaaaaaacagAAAATGTAGAAGCAAAGGAAAGGAAAATTCGACAACAAGAAGAATTTGCTCAAGCAGAAGAAGGTGAACTTGGTGATGATACTGATttgttataa
- a CDS encoding 60S ribosomal protein L6, putative, protein MAKNTKSGASADDKKKTLKHYVIKGQKKTLTPVRAKKTIAKKYYGKKLASKKKYIVQRKMRKSIQVGKVAIILTGKHMGKRCIITKVLKSGLLAVIGPYEVNGVPLKRVDPRYLIVTSTNVFDFNNLSQIKDKFIQAAERINDEIFIKSIDIKKRQKKLLKNKNESLFMNDVIQQIKEIRDSDPKMKRIKLLQKQLGDLLKPEISKDKMFRSYIKSKFTLRNNMSFHNIKF, encoded by the coding sequence atggctaaaaatacaaaaagtGGAGCATCCGctgatgataaaaaaaaaactttaaaacattatgtaataaaagggcaaaaaaaaacacttACCCCAGTACgagcaaaaaaaacaattgctaaaaaatattatggaaaaaaattagcttcaaaaaaaaaatatattgtacAAAGAAAAATGAGAAAATCTATCCAAGTTGGAAAAGTAGCTATTATATTAACAGGCAAGCATATGGGTAAAAGATGCATAATAACTAAAGTTTTAAAATCGGGATTATTAGCAGTTATAGGCCCATATGAAGTTAATGGTGTACCTTTAAAAAGAGTAGATCCAAGATATTTGATAGTAACATCAACTAATGTTTttgattttaataatttatcacAAATCAAAGATAAGTTTATTCAAGCTGCTGAACGTATCAATGatgaaatttttataaaatctatagatattaaaaaaaggcaaaaaaaattattaaaaaataaaaatgaatctCTTTTTATGAATGATGTTATACaacaaattaaagaaatacGAGATTCTGATccaaaaatgaaaagaataaaattattacaaaaacAATTAGGAGATTTATTAAAACCAGAAATCTCAAAAGATAAAATGTTCAgatcatatataaaatcaaaattcACTTTGCGAAATAATATGTCTTTTCACaacataaaattttaa
- a CDS encoding LMBR1 domain-containing protein, putative, with protein sequence MDIITCTIFAIFVLIIFILCGIFYNYFVKQNESTLITLVVFILSLSTTFILVLFIPIDIYLVSNGNLEISNLEITQKSISRFYNSMFWTLIFEAYILVPFSYFYLKNKKSYKNEFDDNLEVCENVVESLKKTIYFIFFLVAVSIIGLIYRPGHKISMEKGKELDYISDLFDVKHTGESAILFLMGCVVFIGVSFWISYTSYGLACLPIELLKQKNIEYEKKEIENRFENLKEKEAMIKKKYNTLNEIKDNDKDEILKINNMKRLLSKYNYKLQEIEKISESWLSYIIGIALTFRILTGLIFLAFSSIIYVSLLASITDKYFNSICAYKCGFVLDQINTLYNMVDASLIFFSKYFPLDILVVVSLALYIFCCSVYGIVNVGIRVFFIPLYKLKPKKTSPETMLVFSFVIIHIILVLIMSFLTIAPNYVTYGIQKIKINDEIGYIKCSLKTDKHICKMSVLSLFFNKIFFGIPYFANSYFFSNCFFILMYTLSLFYTICFKKSSYLDRLNDPDLSSESLDEKMNLLPLEKLT encoded by the exons atgGATATCATTACTTGTACTATTTTTgctatttttgttttg ATAATATTTATCTTGTGTGGaatattttacaattattttgtgAAACAAAATGAATCGACGTTGATAACATTagttgtttttattttatcccTAAGTACGACCTTTATTTTAGTTTTGTTCATACCAATAGATATATATCTAGTATCAAATGgg AATTTAGAGATATCAAATTTAGAGATAACCCAGAAATCTATATCCCGGTTTTATAACT CCATGTTTTGGACTCTAATATTCGaagcatatattttagtcccgttttcttatttttatcttaaaaataaaa AATCATATAAAAACGAATTTGATGATAATTTAGAAGTTTGCGAAAATGTTGTTGAATCCTTGAAGAAAACA atatattttatattttttttagttgcAGTTTCAATAATTGGTCTAATTTATCGACCTGGGCATAAAATTTCAATG gAAAAAGGAAAAGAATTAGATTATATTTCCGATTTATTTGATGTGAAAcata CTGGAGAATCTGCCATTTTATTCTTGATGGGATGTGTTGTCTTTATTGGTGTATCTTTTTGGATTTCATACACa aGCTATGGATTGGCTTGCTTACCCATTGAACTattgaaacaaaaaaatatagaatacgaaaaaaaggaaattgAAAATCGTTTTGAAAACTTAAAAGAGAAAGAAGCGATGATAAAA aaaaaatataacacactaaatgaaataaaggATAATGATAAGGATGAAATTctaaaaattaacaatatGAAAAG ATTGCTgagtaaatataattataagcTTCAAGAAATCGAAAAAATATCAGAATCTTGGctatcatatataataggaATTGCATTAACATTTCG aatttTAACGggattaatatttttagcattttcatcaattatatatgtatctCTTTTGGCTTCCATAACGGATAAA TATTTTAATTCTATTTGCGCCTATAAATGCGGATTTGTTTTGGACCAAATAAATACACTATATAATATGGTTGACGCAtctttgatatttttttcaaag tatttcCCCTTAGACATTTTAGTTGTAGTTAGTTTGGCTTTGTACATTTTTTGTTGCTCAGTATATGGAATTGTAAATGTTGGAATtcgtgttttttttattccattGTACAAATTGAAGCCTAAAAAAACATCTCCAGAa ACAATGTTagttttttcttttgtaATAATTCACATTATTTTAGTATTAATAATGAGTTTTTTAACG attgCACCAAACTATGTAACATATGGAATACAAAAGATAAAGATAAAT GATGAAATaggatatataaaatgttcTTTAAAGACAGATAAGCATATTTGTAAGATGTCAGTGTTGTCcctattttttaacaaaatttttttcg GAATCCCATACTTTGCAAACAGTTACTTTTTTTCAAACTGCTTTTTTATAC TTATGTACACCCTTTCCCTGTTTTACAcaatttgttttaaaaagtCAAGTTACTTAGATCGGTTAAAT GATCCCGATTTGAGTTCTGAAAGTTTggatgaaaaaatgaactTGTTACCTTTGGAGAAGCTAACATAG